A genomic region of Pseudoalteromonas piscicida contains the following coding sequences:
- a CDS encoding CYTH and CHAD domain-containing protein, translated as MDTEIELKFLVSDNEVPLIPALITQFAKTVTNKPAKNLTNAYFDTPNRELRALDIGLRTRCCNDECEQTIKLAGEVVGGLHQRPEYNLPIQSGRPDLLAFDANIWPHGMQLESIAENIFPIFSTNFIRRTWLIETDSGTKIEVVLDKGEISAQGKMEPINELEIELIEGNKEDLFLLADHLIKQAGMRLGLYSKAARGYRIADDKPLKPNKFIGFVPLKSQVTQEQALIATVSYGIQFVQKHEQCYFNKPSLKTLKRVIDGVSLIRHAFWLFDDIVDKSSTESIRNELKWLLSELAWVENAIHLKTYTSKRHAYYKKLNQFPELAQVITDLQDVQPTPTDIEDLFHCTRYNRLILSLTRWLVDRAWRKNWDQKALSAAELPVTEIASQLFDKDWQELKNLLPQDKSLSERDYLHVRIKLENTLLSGNCLGKLYDKEARKAFRTPWIDIVYGIYELETLAYLYQLCQSQNADELQEVQAWLKQKSDFLISAMEQSRQSSMHSEPYWF; from the coding sequence ATGGACACTGAAATAGAACTGAAATTTTTGGTTTCAGATAATGAAGTTCCGCTGATCCCTGCACTCATCACACAGTTTGCAAAAACGGTCACTAACAAGCCTGCTAAAAACTTAACTAACGCCTACTTTGACACGCCAAATCGTGAATTGCGTGCGCTAGATATCGGTCTAAGAACGCGTTGTTGCAATGATGAATGCGAGCAAACGATTAAGCTTGCGGGAGAAGTTGTAGGAGGGTTACATCAACGACCTGAGTACAATTTACCTATTCAGTCAGGACGTCCTGACTTGTTAGCGTTTGACGCGAATATTTGGCCTCACGGTATGCAACTTGAGTCTATTGCAGAAAACATATTCCCGATCTTCAGTACGAATTTTATTCGTCGTACTTGGTTAATCGAAACGGATTCAGGAACCAAAATCGAAGTCGTGTTGGATAAAGGGGAAATATCAGCACAAGGGAAGATGGAGCCAATCAATGAGCTTGAAATAGAGTTGATTGAGGGAAACAAAGAAGATCTTTTCTTATTAGCCGATCACCTAATTAAACAAGCTGGTATGCGCTTGGGACTATACTCAAAGGCCGCCAGAGGATATCGAATTGCCGATGATAAACCTCTAAAACCAAATAAGTTTATAGGGTTTGTACCGCTCAAGTCTCAGGTAACGCAAGAACAAGCGCTAATTGCGACAGTCAGTTATGGTATTCAGTTCGTCCAAAAACATGAGCAGTGCTATTTTAATAAACCAAGTCTCAAGACATTAAAACGAGTTATTGATGGAGTTTCGCTTATCCGCCACGCATTTTGGTTGTTCGATGACATCGTTGATAAAAGCTCGACTGAGAGTATTCGCAATGAGTTAAAATGGTTGTTGTCAGAACTTGCTTGGGTCGAAAATGCAATTCATTTAAAAACCTATACCTCAAAGCGTCATGCTTATTATAAGAAACTTAATCAGTTTCCTGAATTGGCGCAGGTCATTACCGATTTACAAGATGTTCAGCCGACACCGACAGACATTGAAGATTTATTTCATTGCACTCGTTATAACCGTTTGATCCTTTCACTTACTCGTTGGCTTGTTGATAGAGCGTGGCGTAAAAACTGGGATCAAAAAGCGTTGAGTGCAGCAGAGCTACCGGTCACAGAAATCGCAAGCCAATTATTTGATAAAGACTGGCAAGAGTTGAAAAACTTGCTTCCACAGGATAAATCGCTTTCTGAAAGAGATTATCTACATGTCAGAATAAAGCTAGAAAACACACTACTAAGCGGTAACTGTCTGGGCAAGCTTTACGATAAAGAAGCACGCAAAGCGTTTAGAACGCCTTGGATTGATATCGTTTATGGTATTTATGAGCTAGAAACACTGGCGTATCTATATCAGCTTTGCCAAAGCCAAAACGCAGATGAACTGCAAGAAGTGCAGGCATGGCTCAAGCAAAAATCAGACTTTTTGATAAGTGCTATGGAGCAAAGTCGACAATCTTCCATGCATAGCGAGCCATATTGGTTTTAA
- a CDS encoding TIGR04211 family SH3 domain-containing protein, whose product MLQFSLCNQLFRAIQNKQSLAIRPRNPYYFVNFTTQRIKGPRMFNFKQFIIASLLFTSFVSFAEEPDENSTVNAATPNGYISDNLFIFMHTGPSKNYRILGSVDAGTPITILSGANDEFVQIKDDKAREGWVESKFVTTEPGLKQQLEAVNQTLVETQEALNDAQQQLPMLQQNNTNLLAENASLQDTISGLEKQLQDERLAQQQKVQKEQHQLLTYGGIIGISGIIIGVILTLFLSRRKRYDGW is encoded by the coding sequence ATGCTGCAATTTTCATTATGTAATCAATTATTTCGCGCCATTCAAAATAAACAAAGCCTTGCTATTAGGCCGCGAAATCCCTACTATTTTGTAAACTTTACGACCCAAAGAATAAAAGGCCCACGCATGTTCAACTTTAAGCAATTTATCATTGCGAGCCTGCTCTTCACCAGCTTTGTAAGCTTTGCCGAAGAGCCAGACGAAAATAGCACAGTAAACGCCGCAACACCAAACGGCTATATTAGTGACAATCTTTTTATTTTCATGCACACAGGTCCAAGTAAAAATTATCGAATTTTAGGTTCTGTTGATGCTGGTACGCCAATCACTATTTTGAGTGGCGCTAATGACGAGTTTGTCCAAATTAAAGACGACAAAGCAAGAGAAGGTTGGGTAGAAAGTAAATTTGTCACCACGGAGCCAGGTTTAAAGCAACAATTAGAGGCGGTTAACCAAACTTTAGTGGAGACCCAAGAGGCGCTGAACGATGCCCAGCAACAGCTTCCAATGCTGCAGCAAAACAATACCAATTTACTAGCGGAGAATGCTTCACTTCAAGACACTATTTCAGGGCTTGAAAAGCAGCTACAAGATGAGCGTTTAGCACAGCAGCAAAAAGTCCAAAAAGAACAACACCAGTTGCTCACTTACGGTGGCATCATCGGGATCAGTGGCATTATTATCGGTGTGATCCTGACGCTATTTTTATCTCGTAGAAAGCGTTACGACGGCTGGTAA
- a CDS encoding outer membrane beta-barrel protein translates to MKKQLFGLAVLSLPMYAKADIAIFSEVLFGKANNEFYAEQESDLGYKRASSANSDSWGLRLGVGLTDHLALEIAQHFHGESLAEYSVHVSNTFPESYQNPYDYSYKARFPIDTESLRLGIKGEIELSTNINANIRVGMAHWQYKDVTPAQLVPTGSTSSGDSGNDTYTSIGVEYRLTDNLYVGLEYSLVNIKESKEYDYTGVVQYEHNLHDISMLLGWAF, encoded by the coding sequence ATGAAAAAACAATTATTTGGACTGGCAGTACTATCGTTGCCTATGTACGCGAAGGCTGATATTGCCATATTTTCAGAAGTACTTTTTGGTAAAGCCAATAATGAATTTTACGCCGAGCAAGAATCTGATTTAGGATATAAGCGTGCGTCATCCGCTAATTCAGATTCATGGGGGCTGAGGCTAGGTGTTGGGCTTACAGATCATTTAGCACTTGAAATCGCGCAGCATTTTCATGGAGAGTCACTAGCTGAATATTCCGTTCACGTTTCTAATACATTCCCAGAAAGCTATCAAAACCCGTATGACTACTCATATAAAGCCAGGTTTCCTATTGATACTGAATCTCTGAGATTGGGGATTAAAGGAGAGATTGAGTTGTCTACCAATATTAATGCAAATATAAGAGTTGGAATGGCACATTGGCAATACAAAGATGTGACCCCTGCACAGTTGGTTCCTACAGGCAGCACTAGTTCAGGTGATAGCGGTAATGATACTTATACCTCGATAGGTGTTGAGTATCGACTAACAGATAATCTCTATGTTGGTTTGGAATACTCTCTTGTGAATATTAAAGAATCAAAAGAATATGACTACACAGGCGTAGTTCAATATGAGCATAATTTGCACGATATATCCATGTTACTTGGTTGGGCTTTTTAA
- a CDS encoding alanine/glycine:cation symporter family protein, with protein sequence MFESAVKSINGLLWGEGQILIYILLFAGFWFTILLRGIQVVKFRHMFSLLRGSSQGDDNTISSFQALCTGLSARVGTGNLAGVAVAISLGGSGAIFWMWMIAILGMATGFAESVLGQVYKVRDSQGEFRGGPAYYIHMGLGSRAFAVCFAFCLFLGYGFTFSAMQTNTITDALNNAFDIPTLYSGIVITVLAGSIILGGFKAIARFAEKVVPVMGLVFVLAAIIITVMNYSQVPAMVKDILLSAFGLQEAGAGALGAAIKNGIQHGLYSNEAGAGSVPHASASASPIPNHPVTQGYIQMLGVFFDTIVLCSCTAVIILLADIDIGREMEGIRLTQSAMTAHLATGGVYFVAAAITLFAFTSVVANYAYAESNLHLFHLDNKVGRSIYTACYLSMMLWGASATLKQVWDLADIALGLMTVVNVIAIVRLTPTILAVTADYHQQRAKGKEPVFEVDKVKVQGVTESGIWGNINAKNSA encoded by the coding sequence ATGTTTGAAAGCGCAGTTAAGAGTATTAATGGGCTCCTATGGGGAGAGGGCCAGATACTTATTTATATCCTGCTATTTGCAGGGTTTTGGTTCACTATTCTTTTGCGAGGAATACAAGTTGTAAAGTTTCGTCACATGTTTAGCCTGTTACGGGGTAGTAGTCAGGGTGATGACAATACGATTAGCTCTTTTCAAGCGTTATGCACGGGGCTATCAGCTCGAGTTGGAACGGGTAACCTTGCAGGTGTTGCGGTTGCTATCTCTCTTGGTGGCAGTGGTGCGATATTTTGGATGTGGATGATAGCCATTTTGGGGATGGCAACAGGCTTTGCCGAAAGTGTACTTGGGCAAGTCTATAAAGTGCGAGATAGCCAAGGTGAGTTTAGAGGTGGTCCTGCTTATTATATTCACATGGGATTGGGAAGTCGGGCGTTTGCAGTATGCTTCGCCTTTTGCTTGTTTTTGGGATATGGATTTACCTTTAGCGCGATGCAAACCAATACCATAACCGATGCGCTCAATAATGCGTTTGATATTCCAACCTTATATTCAGGTATTGTGATCACTGTCCTTGCCGGCTCTATTATTCTTGGTGGCTTCAAAGCGATTGCGCGATTTGCTGAAAAGGTAGTGCCAGTAATGGGATTAGTCTTTGTCCTTGCGGCCATTATTATTACCGTGATGAATTACTCGCAAGTCCCTGCCATGGTCAAAGATATTTTGCTTTCGGCTTTTGGCTTGCAAGAAGCGGGCGCTGGCGCACTTGGCGCAGCTATCAAAAATGGTATTCAGCACGGGCTCTATTCTAACGAGGCGGGAGCGGGTAGTGTGCCGCACGCATCGGCAAGTGCGTCGCCAATTCCCAATCACCCCGTGACCCAAGGTTATATCCAAATGTTGGGCGTATTCTTTGATACCATCGTTTTGTGTAGTTGTACTGCTGTCATAATTCTATTGGCAGATATAGATATTGGCAGAGAGATGGAAGGCATACGGCTAACACAATCTGCGATGACCGCGCATTTAGCAACTGGGGGCGTTTACTTTGTCGCGGCGGCGATTACTTTGTTTGCTTTCACCTCTGTAGTGGCTAATTACGCCTATGCTGAAAGTAACTTACACTTATTCCATCTGGATAATAAAGTTGGCCGTTCAATTTATACCGCATGCTACTTATCTATGATGTTGTGGGGCGCTTCGGCAACGCTAAAACAGGTATGGGATCTTGCCGACATAGCATTAGGTTTAATGACGGTGGTGAATGTTATTGCCATAGTGCGTCTTACACCCACTATCTTGGCGGTTACGGCCGACTATCATCAGCAAAGAGCAAAAGGGAAAGAACCTGTATTCGAAGTCGATAAGGTCAAAGTGCAAGGAGTTACTGAGTCTGGCATTTGGGGTAATATTAATGCGAAGAATTCAGCCTAA
- the ctlX gene encoding citrulline utilization hydrolase CtlX, translating to MTTIFQAPRAVVMIRPHHFTSNPQTMQDNAFQQACSEKNPNNRAYVEVSNAVQALELAGVKVHLFEDTSTDTPDSVFPNNWFSTHSDGQLIIYPMYASNRRLEIRRDIIDFLSAHYQVTNINDYSHLTAEEIFLEGTGSMVIDHQAKVVYAVESKRTNAVLVNQVCEQLGLEAEIFNAYDKNKVPVYHTNVLMCVATDFAMICLDMVPEYQRAQLINRFTQSGHTLIALSYQQIQHFCGNAIELQGSMGRILALSTTAYQALLPEQIAVIEKSAKLVAIDIPTIEAAGGSVRCMIAGVHLNNR from the coding sequence ATGACAACGATATTCCAAGCACCTCGAGCGGTGGTGATGATCCGTCCACACCATTTCACTTCGAATCCGCAAACCATGCAAGATAACGCGTTTCAGCAAGCTTGCAGTGAAAAAAATCCTAACAACAGAGCCTATGTTGAGGTCAGTAACGCCGTGCAAGCGTTAGAATTGGCTGGCGTGAAAGTGCACTTATTTGAAGATACTTCCACAGATACGCCAGATTCGGTCTTTCCAAATAACTGGTTTTCGACGCATAGCGATGGTCAATTAATTATTTATCCCATGTACGCCTCGAATCGACGATTGGAGATCCGTCGCGATATTATCGATTTTCTGAGTGCTCACTATCAGGTAACAAACATCAATGATTATAGTCATCTAACCGCTGAAGAAATATTCCTTGAAGGCACCGGCTCTATGGTTATCGATCATCAAGCAAAAGTGGTCTATGCGGTAGAATCCAAGCGCACCAACGCCGTGTTAGTTAATCAAGTTTGCGAGCAGTTGGGACTAGAGGCAGAGATATTTAATGCCTATGATAAAAATAAAGTGCCTGTTTATCACACCAATGTCTTAATGTGTGTCGCCACCGATTTCGCCATGATATGCCTAGATATGGTGCCAGAATATCAGCGGGCACAGCTTATTAATCGTTTTACGCAAAGCGGCCACACCCTGATTGCGCTATCTTATCAGCAGATCCAACATTTTTGCGGCAACGCGATTGAGCTGCAAGGCAGTATGGGACGCATACTCGCGCTTTCCACAACGGCTTATCAGGCGTTGTTGCCTGAGCAAATTGCTGTCATTGAAAAGTCAGCTAAGCTAGTTGCTATTGATATACCAACAATTGAAGCAGCAGGTGGCTCGGTGCGTTGTATGATTGCTGGAGTCCATTTAAATAACCGTTAA
- a CDS encoding Lrp/AsnC family transcriptional regulator, giving the protein MTPYLYDALDKALIAELRKDGRAAISTLATTLDVSRGTVQNRLDRLVSSGAIQGFTVRVHEHIESELVRAIMMIEVIGKSTTQVINALRGLPELNKIHTTNGAWDLIAEVQAANLSEFDGVLRQVREIDGILNSETSILLSST; this is encoded by the coding sequence ATGACTCCTTACCTATATGATGCGCTTGATAAAGCCTTGATTGCTGAATTGCGCAAAGATGGCCGAGCAGCCATTTCAACCTTAGCCACGACGCTAGATGTGTCTCGCGGCACCGTACAAAACCGTTTAGATAGACTCGTTTCCAGTGGTGCAATTCAAGGCTTTACTGTGCGGGTTCATGAACATATCGAGTCCGAGCTAGTGCGCGCTATTATGATGATAGAAGTAATTGGTAAATCCACCACGCAAGTGATTAATGCACTGCGAGGGCTCCCCGAACTCAATAAAATTCATACCACGAACGGGGCATGGGATTTAATCGCTGAAGTACAAGCCGCTAACCTCAGTGAATTCGATGGTGTACTGAGACAAGTTAGAGAGATTGATGGCATTTTAAATAGTGAAACCAGTATTTTGCTATCAAGTACGTAA
- a CDS encoding mechanosensitive ion channel family protein, whose protein sequence is MEINNLIKNQMTNMIQAAASREATEAVSTSDTLSLSAQVVHFLQTAWQLLPALALGVVVIVLCYYLARPISYLLIKPIGYVSKSRLLHLVTRRFISVLVIFFGIYIFLRLAGLSEFAVAVMSGTGLVGLILGFAFRDIAENFISSMLLSVQRPFRIDDVIEVDNRLGIVKKVTARATTLVDYDGNHIQIPNATVYKNVIKNFTANPKTRGHFKIGIGYDNDIRLTQQIAIDLLKEQSAVLNDPPPQVLLEALGSATINLTIYFWVNSEQHSPIKVASQLMRETVNCFTEHGISMPDDARERIIIAANSETQGATKEVTSNSSSRTPVKQRNKTTTSAVDADIDDVSSDADEIREQAERARSPEEGDSII, encoded by the coding sequence ATGGAAATTAATAATCTTATTAAAAATCAAATGACTAATATGATTCAGGCGGCAGCTTCTCGCGAAGCGACTGAAGCCGTGAGCACATCAGATACGCTAAGTTTAAGCGCACAGGTTGTGCACTTTTTACAAACCGCATGGCAATTATTACCCGCTCTAGCGTTGGGGGTTGTGGTTATTGTGCTTTGTTATTATTTAGCACGGCCAATCTCTTATCTTTTGATTAAACCCATAGGTTATGTCAGTAAAAGTCGGTTATTGCATCTCGTCACTCGCCGTTTTATCAGCGTGTTAGTCATATTCTTTGGTATTTATATCTTTTTGCGCTTGGCTGGGTTGAGTGAGTTTGCCGTCGCAGTCATGAGTGGTACCGGACTTGTTGGTCTTATTCTTGGGTTTGCGTTTCGTGATATCGCCGAGAACTTTATTTCGAGTATGTTACTTAGTGTCCAGCGCCCGTTTAGAATTGATGACGTTATTGAAGTGGATAACCGTTTGGGGATCGTTAAAAAGGTCACAGCCCGCGCAACGACCTTAGTTGATTATGATGGCAATCACATTCAAATACCCAATGCTACCGTCTACAAGAATGTAATTAAAAACTTTACTGCCAATCCAAAAACACGTGGACACTTTAAGATTGGTATTGGTTATGACAACGATATTCGTCTGACGCAGCAAATTGCAATTGACTTACTTAAAGAACAAAGCGCGGTTTTAAACGACCCGCCACCTCAGGTTCTACTTGAGGCATTAGGCTCTGCGACTATCAACCTTACGATTTATTTTTGGGTCAATAGCGAACAACATAGCCCGATAAAAGTGGCGTCTCAACTCATGCGAGAAACTGTTAATTGCTTTACAGAACACGGTATAAGTATGCCTGACGATGCTAGAGAGCGGATAATCATAGCTGCAAATAGTGAAACGCAAGGAGCAACTAAAGAAGTGACTAGTAATTCGAGTAGCAGAACACCTGTGAAACAAAGGAATAAAACCACGACAAGTGCAGTAGATGCGGATATTGACGATGTGAGTAGCGATGCGGATGAGATCAGAGAACAAGCAGAGCGCGCTCGAAGCCCAGAAGAAGGGGACAGTATTATTTAG
- a CDS encoding YihY/virulence factor BrkB family protein, protein MAAHKHGFNADRPSDIPALGWWDVSKRLYHSLSQDNLSLVAAGVAFYALLAIFPALAAIVAIYAYFSSPAEMVDQLLPLIDLLPPSSQEIMLQQLKALTQKSQASLSLGAIFTLLLTIWSSSKGCQALITACNITYHEHNKRQFLQALVVRFLFSVGAIFVAIVALSIIGILPIVLNLVGFTTALDSIIQLITWSILAALFHFSLAFVYRYAPHRRAAKWRWITLGSFTATSLWILASLGFSYYVAQFASYNETYGSLGGVVIMMMWLYLSAYIIIFGAALNASTELQTLKDSTVGPEKERGQRGAFVADNLTTRQRKEKEPH, encoded by the coding sequence ATGGCAGCTCATAAACATGGCTTTAATGCAGACAGACCAAGTGATATTCCAGCACTCGGTTGGTGGGATGTCAGTAAACGGCTTTACCATAGCTTATCCCAAGATAATTTATCTCTGGTTGCCGCTGGAGTGGCATTTTATGCCCTGTTGGCAATATTTCCCGCGTTGGCGGCCATTGTTGCTATCTATGCCTATTTTTCTTCTCCTGCTGAAATGGTTGATCAGCTGCTGCCACTCATTGATCTCTTACCACCATCCAGTCAAGAAATTATGTTACAACAACTCAAAGCGCTCACTCAAAAATCGCAGGCAAGCCTAAGTCTAGGTGCTATTTTTACCCTCCTTTTAACAATCTGGAGTAGCAGTAAAGGCTGCCAAGCACTTATTACAGCCTGCAACATTACGTATCATGAGCACAATAAAAGACAGTTTTTGCAAGCGCTAGTGGTACGTTTTTTGTTTTCTGTGGGGGCGATTTTCGTCGCGATTGTGGCGTTGTCTATTATCGGAATTTTACCGATTGTGCTTAACCTCGTAGGATTTACCACAGCACTCGATTCGATAATCCAGCTAATCACTTGGTCTATTTTAGCAGCGCTATTTCACTTTTCTTTGGCGTTTGTTTATCGTTATGCACCTCACCGCAGAGCCGCAAAATGGCGCTGGATAACACTCGGTTCGTTTACCGCAACCAGTTTATGGATCTTGGCGTCATTGGGGTTCTCATATTATGTCGCGCAATTCGCTTCTTACAATGAAACTTATGGCTCATTGGGAGGCGTTGTCATTATGATGATGTGGTTATACTTAAGCGCATACATCATTATTTTTGGTGCCGCATTAAACGCCAGTACTGAGCTACAAACTTTAAAAGATAGTACCGTTGGCCCTGAGAAAGAGAGAGGACAACGAGGCGCATTTGTGGCTGATAATTTGACGACAAGACAACGTAAAGAAAAGGAGCCTCATTGA
- a CDS encoding alkaline phosphatase PhoX, with amino-acid sequence MVSRRGFLRGAGTLAFIGLSKSAFGRVSLLDFNTMIAGYGPLITDPNGLLDLPQGFSYQIVSSLGDKMSDGFTVPDKADGMGCIALDEERVALIRNHELKPTDLAKAENSIRHHKSELAFDTNGSGIALPGGTSHIVYNLKTRQKEQEYLSLVGTIRNCSGGITPWGSWLTCEETTATKNDGFTQDHGYIFEVPATAKGLIKPQPLKAMGRFNHEAAAVDPKTGIVYLTEDRGDSVFYRFIPNEKAKLHKGGKLQALAVKESPQFDSRNWNKKAMPLHQEFIVEWIDLDDPQSAKDDLRIRAYRSGAALFARGEGIHWGENELYFCCTNGGKKQLGQIMKYQPSDFEGTEKERLNPGKLSLFVESASQSLYNFGDNLTVSPQGHLIVCEDQYFDVVDNYLRGVTPEGELYNFARLAKQTELAGACFSPDGKTLFVNVYSPTTTLAIVGPWEHFNQAKNKEPL; translated from the coding sequence ATGGTTTCACGTCGAGGGTTTTTAAGGGGGGCTGGCACCCTCGCATTTATCGGCCTTTCTAAAAGCGCATTTGGCAGAGTGTCACTATTAGACTTTAACACAATGATAGCTGGGTATGGGCCGTTGATCACCGACCCCAATGGTTTACTCGATTTGCCCCAAGGTTTCAGTTATCAAATAGTATCAAGCCTTGGAGATAAAATGTCCGATGGTTTTACTGTACCTGACAAAGCCGATGGTATGGGTTGTATTGCTTTAGATGAAGAGCGGGTTGCATTGATCCGCAATCATGAATTGAAACCAACAGATTTAGCAAAAGCCGAGAACAGTATTCGCCACCATAAAAGTGAGCTTGCTTTTGATACAAATGGCTCAGGCATCGCGCTTCCAGGTGGCACAAGTCATATTGTCTATAACCTAAAAACACGCCAAAAAGAACAAGAATATTTATCCTTGGTTGGCACTATTCGTAACTGCTCTGGTGGAATAACGCCTTGGGGGAGTTGGCTTACTTGTGAAGAAACAACTGCAACTAAAAATGATGGTTTTACACAAGATCACGGATATATTTTTGAAGTACCAGCGACTGCAAAGGGTTTAATTAAGCCACAACCTCTAAAAGCAATGGGGCGGTTTAATCATGAAGCTGCTGCTGTTGATCCCAAAACAGGTATTGTTTATCTCACGGAAGACCGGGGAGACAGTGTGTTTTACCGCTTTATTCCAAACGAAAAAGCAAAGCTCCACAAAGGCGGGAAACTACAAGCGTTGGCTGTGAAAGAAAGCCCGCAATTTGATAGTCGAAATTGGAATAAAAAAGCGATGCCACTTCATCAGGAGTTTATCGTTGAGTGGATAGATTTGGACGACCCGCAAAGTGCTAAAGACGATTTACGGATCCGTGCTTATCGAAGTGGAGCTGCGCTATTTGCTCGAGGTGAAGGGATCCATTGGGGGGAAAATGAGCTGTATTTTTGTTGTACCAATGGCGGAAAAAAGCAGCTAGGGCAAATCATGAAGTATCAGCCATCTGATTTTGAGGGAACAGAAAAAGAACGTCTCAATCCAGGAAAGTTGTCTTTATTCGTGGAAAGCGCTAGCCAGTCTCTCTATAACTTTGGTGACAATCTTACCGTGTCGCCACAAGGACATTTAATTGTTTGTGAGGATCAGTATTTCGATGTTGTAGATAACTATCTAAGAGGCGTAACACCAGAGGGAGAACTCTATAATTTTGCACGGCTAGCTAAGCAAACTGAGCTCGCCGGTGCTTGTTTTTCACCAGACGGCAAGACTTTATTTGTTAATGTGTACTCACCAACGACAACATTGGCGATTGTGGGGCCATGGGAGCACTTTAATCAAGCAAAAAATAAAGAGCCTCTCTAA